GGCGGGCAAGTTGCCCAGCGTGCGGTCGTGATGATCAGATGGCGTCGTCCCCAACCGGACAGCCCGCCCATCGGCAAGGCTGCAAGCCAGCCGGCGCGGTGGCGTGAATGTGGCCGCGACGGCGGTGTTCAGGTGCGGCCCTGCAGCCCGTCGATGCGCTTCGCCGTGGCGGATGGCGTTTCGCAGCCGGGGCTGCCGCCCGTGTGCGACACCGTCAGGTCGCTGCATTGTTCGATGGTGGTCAGGAAAAAGAAATCGCGCGACTCGATGAAGCCCGGGTGCTCGGCCCGGATGTCGGACTGATCCTGCAGCGTGCGGTGCTGCGCGCCGAAGAGCGGGGCCATGTCTCCTCCTGAGTCAGGAAAGCTGTCCGATGAACGGACAAACCGGTTGTTCGAGGTCTTGTTGTGTGAGGCCGATGCTAGTGTTCGCATCTGCATGCGGCAATAAGGTGGCGCTACATAGGTGTCCGCATATCGGACACAGGTTTGCGTTTGAATGGACAGGGGGCGGATGGCCGGATGAACGGACGAGCTTCAGCGCAGCGCGGCGCGGTGGACGAGGCGCCGGCAGGCAGCCTGCACCGCGCACGCCTGCTGGTGACCACGATTGCGCGCGGCTCGCGCCGCGGCAGCCTGCTGACTGAACTGGTCGCGCGCACCGGTCTGCCGCGGGCGACCATCCATCGCGTGCTCGACATGTTGATCGACATCGGCTGGGTCGAGCGCGATCCGCTGACGCTGCGCTTCAACCTCGGCCGCGATCTGGCCGCGCTCGGCTATTCGGCGGTCAGCCGCCAGCCGGTCGAACGCTCGGCGGCGACCGAACTGAGCGCGCTGGCCGAAGCGCTTGATCAGGTGGTGTTCCTGAACATCCGCAGCGGACTCGACAGCGTGTGCATCGGCCGCTACGACACGCGGTCGCAGGTGCAGGTCGGGCGCGGTGACGTCGGCCTGCGCACCGCGTTCGGCGTCACGCAGAGCTGCATCGCCATGATGTCGCGCCTGCCGGAAGCGGAGGTATGGGAGGTGGTGCGCATCAATCTGTCGCGCTTTCACCGCGTCGAGCGCTATGACGAAACGCGCCATCGGGCGGCGATCGAATTCGCGCTGAAGCACGGCTACAGTGCGTTCGACGGCATGGTGCTGGACCGCAGCACCAGCGGCATGGGCGTGCCGATCTGCGATCCGGGCGGCTATCCGGTGGCTGGGATCGGCACCACCTTCATCAGCGCCTGGCTGGACGAAGCGGGGCGCGCCGCCTGTCGTGCGCAGATGCTGGCGGCGGCGGCGCGCATTGCGCAAAGGCTGTTCGGGCTGCCCGCAGGTGTTGCCGACTGAGCGTCGGTCGTCGCACGGGCAAGATGCCCGCGCTGCGCGCGGCTAAACTCCGGTGATGAAGCGCGGCGCGAACCTGAAACTGACACTGATGCTGCGGATCACGTTGCTCGCCGTGGCGATCGGCGCGCTCACCTCGGCCGGCCTGATCTGGCGCACCACGACGCGGCTGCAGGCCGAGGCGGTGCGCAATGCCGATCTGGTGTCGCGGCTGATCACCGACCAGATGTCGCGTCAGTTGAGCGGGCTTGAACTGAACATCGGCAAGCCGGACCTCGCGCGCTTTGCCGAGTTTTCCGAAGTGACCCGGCTGTGCGTGCAGTACTTCGACCTCGAGGGTGCGCTGTCGGCCAACAGCTGTCAGCAGGAGTCGCCGCCGTCGCAGGACGCCGCCCAGGCGCCGGCCTGGTTCCGCGAACTGATCCGCTACATGCTGAACCGGCGCATCGATCGCAGTGCCGACACGGCCGTCGTCGACGGTGAAGCGCCCGGCGTGAAGGTGGGGCGGCGCGTGCTGTGGTACCAGCCCTACGGCGTCGGTCTCGACGTCGGGCGTGCGCCCGGACTGAAGATGGGCGAAGTGCTCATCCGCGTCGACGCCGATCGCGAAAGCGCGGCCGTCTGGAACGAGATCACGCGCCTGCTGATGTGGGCGGTGCTGGCGCTGCTGGCGTTCAATGTGCTGATCTACGTCAGCATCAGTCGCGCGCTTCGCCCGGCGGCGGCGGTGCTGGACGGTCTGGGCAAGCTCGAACGCGGCGATCTTGACGCGCGGCTGCCGGCATTCGAACTGATCGAGTTCGACCGCATCGGCTCGGTGTTCAACGCGATGGCGGGCAATCTGAAACAGAAGACGCAGGAACAGCAGCGGCTGGCGCAGAGGCTGCTCACCGTGCAGGAAGGTGAGCGCCGGCGGCTGGCGCGCGAACTGCACGACGAGTTCGGACAGAGCCTGGCATCGATCAGCGCCGAGGCGGCCTGCGTGGTAGACGAAGCGGGGCGGCCGCAGCCGCAGCCGGATGCGTTGCGCGCCAGCGGACAGACGGTGCTGCGCACGGTCGGCGGCATGATGGAATCGCTGCACGGCATCCTGCGCGAACTGCGGCCGGTCGGACTGGACGAGTACGGGCTGATCGCCGGCCTCGACAGGCTGGTCCGCATGTGGGACGCCCAGGCACGCGGCCGCTGCAGTTACCGGCTCGACGTGAGCGGCGATTTCGCCGACGTGCCGGATGACATTGCGATCAATCTTTACCGCATCGTGCAGGAATGTCTGACCAACGCGGCCAAGCATTCGGACGCGACGGCCGTCGACGTGCAACTTGAACGGCGCGCGGCGAGCGACGACATCCGGCTGCGCGTCAGCGACGACGGCGTTGTGCGCGGGCCTGACCTGCCGGCGCCACAGGGCTCATCCGGTGGTTTTGGCCTGATCGGCGTCAAGGAAAGGGTGATCGCGCTCGGCGGTCGCGTGCAGTGGTCGGCGCGCGAACCGCAGGGGCTGGCGGTCGATATCGTCGTACCCTGGCAACTGACCGATGGGGGACTGGCGGCATGACGGACACACCGGTCAGTGTGCTGCTGGTCGATGACCACGCGGTGGTGCGCGAAGGTTACCGACGACTGATCGAGCGGCATCCGCCGCTGACCATTGCAGCCGAAGCCAGCTCCGGCGAAGAGGCCTACCGGCGCTACGTCGAACTGGCGCCCGATGTGGTGGTGATGGACATCACGCTGCCGGGTGCCAGCGGTATCCAGACGCTGCAACGCATCGTGCAGCGCGACCGCGATGCGCGCGTGCTCATCTTCACCATGCACCGCGACGCCACTTTCGTCGAAAAGGCGCTCGAATCAGGCGCGCTCGGCTACGTCACCAAAAGTTCGCCACCTGACCTGCTGGTCGAGGCGATCTGCGCGGTGTACCACCGCCGGCAGACGCTGAGCCCTGACGTTCAGGCGGAGCTGGCGGCGCTGCGCCGCGCCGGCACTACCGCGAAGAATCCGCTGGCCGCACTGAGCGCGCGCGAGTTCGAAATCCTGCGCATGCTGATCGCCGCGAAATCGCGCGAGGACATCGCCGACACGCTGCACATCAGCGTGAAGACGGTGTTCAACATCCACTACCAGATCAAGTCCAAGCTCGGCGTGTCGACCGACATCGAGCTGATGCACGCGGCGCGCCAGCTCAAGCTGATCGACTGAGCGAGGCCCGGGCCCTACCGGACCGGCA
The sequence above is a segment of the Methyloversatilis sp. RAC08 genome. Coding sequences within it:
- a CDS encoding IclR family transcriptional regulator, with the protein product MNGRASAQRGAVDEAPAGSLHRARLLVTTIARGSRRGSLLTELVARTGLPRATIHRVLDMLIDIGWVERDPLTLRFNLGRDLAALGYSAVSRQPVERSAATELSALAEALDQVVFLNIRSGLDSVCIGRYDTRSQVQVGRGDVGLRTAFGVTQSCIAMMSRLPEAEVWEVVRINLSRFHRVERYDETRHRAAIEFALKHGYSAFDGMVLDRSTSGMGVPICDPGGYPVAGIGTTFISAWLDEAGRAACRAQMLAAAARIAQRLFGLPAGVAD
- a CDS encoding sensor histidine kinase yields the protein MKRGANLKLTLMLRITLLAVAIGALTSAGLIWRTTTRLQAEAVRNADLVSRLITDQMSRQLSGLELNIGKPDLARFAEFSEVTRLCVQYFDLEGALSANSCQQESPPSQDAAQAPAWFRELIRYMLNRRIDRSADTAVVDGEAPGVKVGRRVLWYQPYGVGLDVGRAPGLKMGEVLIRVDADRESAAVWNEITRLLMWAVLALLAFNVLIYVSISRALRPAAAVLDGLGKLERGDLDARLPAFELIEFDRIGSVFNAMAGNLKQKTQEQQRLAQRLLTVQEGERRRLARELHDEFGQSLASISAEAACVVDEAGRPQPQPDALRASGQTVLRTVGGMMESLHGILRELRPVGLDEYGLIAGLDRLVRMWDAQARGRCSYRLDVSGDFADVPDDIAINLYRIVQECLTNAAKHSDATAVDVQLERRAASDDIRLRVSDDGVVRGPDLPAPQGSSGGFGLIGVKERVIALGGRVQWSAREPQGLAVDIVVPWQLTDGGLAA
- a CDS encoding response regulator, giving the protein MTDTPVSVLLVDDHAVVREGYRRLIERHPPLTIAAEASSGEEAYRRYVELAPDVVVMDITLPGASGIQTLQRIVQRDRDARVLIFTMHRDATFVEKALESGALGYVTKSSPPDLLVEAICAVYHRRQTLSPDVQAELAALRRAGTTAKNPLAALSAREFEILRMLIAAKSREDIADTLHISVKTVFNIHYQIKSKLGVSTDIELMHAARQLKLID